One Coffea arabica cultivar ET-39 chromosome 5e, Coffea Arabica ET-39 HiFi, whole genome shotgun sequence DNA segment encodes these proteins:
- the LOC113743199 gene encoding shaggy-related protein kinase eta isoform X1: MASLPLGPQQHQQQHLLHNPPPPPDHPHHHLHHHHDQGAGAAAAALKLASQSRRSDMDSDKEMSAAVVEGNGAVTGHIISTTIGGKNGEPKRTISYMAERVVGTGSFGIVFQAKCLETGETVAIKKVLQDRRYKNRELQLMRLMNHPNVISLKHCFFSTTTRDELFLNLVMEYVPETLYKVLRHYSNSNERTMPLIYVKLYTYQIFRGLAYIHSVPGVCHRDVKPQNVLVDPLNHQVKLCDFGSAKVLIRGETNISYICSRYYRAPELIFGATEYTTSIDIWSAGCVLAELLLGQPLFPGENAVDQLVEIIKVLGTPTREEIRCMNPNYTDFRFPQIKAHPWHKVFHKRMPPEAIDLTSRLLQYSPSLRCTALEACAHPFFDDLRDPHVRLPNNRPLPTLFDFKQELSGASPELINRLIPEHVRRQTTGHCPHPAGT; this comes from the exons ATGGCCTCGTTGCCGCTGGGACCTCAGCAGCATCAGCAGCAGCACCTCCTACAtaatccaccaccaccaccggaccacccccaccaccacctccatcATCATCATGACCAGGGAGCCGGGGCTGCTGCAGCTGCCTTGAAGCTCGCTTCCCAGTCTCGCCGTTCCGACATGGACTCCGACAAG GAAATGTCTGCAGCTGTTGTTGAAGGAAACGGTGCAGTCACTGGTCACATTATTTCAACTACAATTGGAGGCAAAAATGGGGAGCCAAAAAGG ACGATCAGTTACATGGCTGAACGAGTTGTAGGAACTGGATCATTTGGAATAGTTTTCCAG GCAAAATGCTTGGAAACTGGGGAAACTGTGGCAATAAAGAAGGTTTTGCAGGATAGACGGTATAAAAACCGTGAGCTGCAATTGATGCGTTTGATGAATCACCCAAATGTGATTTCCCTGAAGCACTGCTTTTTTTCCACAACAACTAGAGATGAACTCTTTCTCAACTTGGTTATGGAATATGTTCCTGAGACTTTGTACAAGGTCTTACGGCATTACAGCAACTCGAATGAAAGAACGATGCCACTCATATATGTCAAACTTTACACATATCAG ATATTCAGGGGGCTAGCTTATATCCATAGTGTTCCCGGAGTTTGTCACAGAGATGTGAAGCCTCAGAACGTTTTG GTTGATCCTCTTAACCATCAGGTCAAGCTTTGTGACTTTGGAAGTGCAAAAGTTCTG ATCAGGGGGGAAACTAATATATCTTATATTTGCTCTCGTTACTATCGGGCACCTGAGCTGATATTTGGGGCAACAGAATATACAACGTCAATTGATATTTGGTCAGCTGGCTGTGTCCTTGCTGAGCTTCTTTTGGGTCAG CCATTGTTTCCTGGAGAAAATGCTGTGGATCAACTTGTAGAGATTATCAAA GTCCTTGGTACTCCAACTCGGGAAGAAATTCGTTGTATGAATCCAAATTACACTGATTTTAGGTTTCCTCAAATTAAAGCTCATCCTTGGCACAAG GTTTTCCACAAAAGGATGCCTCCTGAAGCAATTGATCTTACATCTCGGCTCCTTCAATATTCACCAAGTCTTCGCTGTACTGCT TTAGAAGCCTGTGCTCATCCTTTCTTTGATGATCTTCGTGACCCGCATGTCCGCCTCCCAAATAATCGGCCTCTGCCAACACTTTTCGACTTTAAACAGGAA TTATCTGGAGCTTCACCTGAGTTGATCAACCGGTTAATACCAGAGCATGTTAGAAGACAAACGACGGGCCACTGTCCACATCCTGCTGGGACATAA
- the LOC113743199 gene encoding shaggy-related protein kinase eta isoform X2 — protein MASLPLGPQQHQQQHLLHNPPPPPDHPHHHLHHHHDQGAGAAAAALKLASQSRRSDMDSDKEMSAAVVEGNGAVTGHIISTTIGGKNGEPKRTISYMAERVVGTGSFGIVFQAKCLETGETVAIKKVLQDRRYKNRELQLMRLMNHPNVISLKHCFFSTTTRDELFLNLVMEYVPETLYKVLRHYSNSNERTMPLIYVKLYTYQIFRGLAYIHSVPGVCHRDVKPQNVLVDPLNHQVKLCDFGSAKVLIRGETNISYICSRYYRAPELIFGATEYTTSIDIWSAGCVLAELLLGQVLGTPTREEIRCMNPNYTDFRFPQIKAHPWHKVFHKRMPPEAIDLTSRLLQYSPSLRCTALEACAHPFFDDLRDPHVRLPNNRPLPTLFDFKQELSGASPELINRLIPEHVRRQTTGHCPHPAGT, from the exons ATGGCCTCGTTGCCGCTGGGACCTCAGCAGCATCAGCAGCAGCACCTCCTACAtaatccaccaccaccaccggaccacccccaccaccacctccatcATCATCATGACCAGGGAGCCGGGGCTGCTGCAGCTGCCTTGAAGCTCGCTTCCCAGTCTCGCCGTTCCGACATGGACTCCGACAAG GAAATGTCTGCAGCTGTTGTTGAAGGAAACGGTGCAGTCACTGGTCACATTATTTCAACTACAATTGGAGGCAAAAATGGGGAGCCAAAAAGG ACGATCAGTTACATGGCTGAACGAGTTGTAGGAACTGGATCATTTGGAATAGTTTTCCAG GCAAAATGCTTGGAAACTGGGGAAACTGTGGCAATAAAGAAGGTTTTGCAGGATAGACGGTATAAAAACCGTGAGCTGCAATTGATGCGTTTGATGAATCACCCAAATGTGATTTCCCTGAAGCACTGCTTTTTTTCCACAACAACTAGAGATGAACTCTTTCTCAACTTGGTTATGGAATATGTTCCTGAGACTTTGTACAAGGTCTTACGGCATTACAGCAACTCGAATGAAAGAACGATGCCACTCATATATGTCAAACTTTACACATATCAG ATATTCAGGGGGCTAGCTTATATCCATAGTGTTCCCGGAGTTTGTCACAGAGATGTGAAGCCTCAGAACGTTTTG GTTGATCCTCTTAACCATCAGGTCAAGCTTTGTGACTTTGGAAGTGCAAAAGTTCTG ATCAGGGGGGAAACTAATATATCTTATATTTGCTCTCGTTACTATCGGGCACCTGAGCTGATATTTGGGGCAACAGAATATACAACGTCAATTGATATTTGGTCAGCTGGCTGTGTCCTTGCTGAGCTTCTTTTGGGTCAG GTCCTTGGTACTCCAACTCGGGAAGAAATTCGTTGTATGAATCCAAATTACACTGATTTTAGGTTTCCTCAAATTAAAGCTCATCCTTGGCACAAG GTTTTCCACAAAAGGATGCCTCCTGAAGCAATTGATCTTACATCTCGGCTCCTTCAATATTCACCAAGTCTTCGCTGTACTGCT TTAGAAGCCTGTGCTCATCCTTTCTTTGATGATCTTCGTGACCCGCATGTCCGCCTCCCAAATAATCGGCCTCTGCCAACACTTTTCGACTTTAAACAGGAA TTATCTGGAGCTTCACCTGAGTTGATCAACCGGTTAATACCAGAGCATGTTAGAAGACAAACGACGGGCCACTGTCCACATCCTGCTGGGACATAA
- the LOC113688221 gene encoding aspartate aminotransferase, mitochondrial-like translates to MAFRRIILGQVGRVGERSMSSWWRNVQPAAKDPILGVTEAFLADPSPDKVNVGVGAYRDDNGKPVVLECVREAERRIAGNLSMEYLPMGGSAKMVEETLRLAYGENSDLIKDKRIAAIQSLSGTGACRIFAEFQRRFCPDSQIYIPVPTWANHHNIWRDAHVPQRTFHYYHPESRGLDFASMMDDIKSAPNGSFFLLHACAHNPTGVDPSEEQWREISYQFKVKGHFPFFDMAYQGFASGDPERDAKSIRIFLEDGHLIGCAQSYAKNMGLYGQRVGCLSVVCEDEKQAVAVKSQLQQLARPMYSNPPTHGALIVSTVLGDPNLKKLWLKEVKGMADRIIGARIALRQNLEKLGSSLSWKHITNQIGMFCYSGLTPEQVDRLTNEFHIYMTRNGRISMAGVTTGNVGYLANAIHEVSKSA, encoded by the exons ATGGCGTTCCGGAGGATCATTTTGGGCCAAGTTGGTCGTGTCGGAGAGCGATCGATGTCGTCGTGGTGGCGAAATGTCCAGCCAGCTGCTAAGGATCCGATTCTCGGAGTAACCGAAGCTTTCCTCGCTGATCCGAGTCCGGATAAAGTGAACGTCGGAGTT GGAGCTTATCGCGACGATAATGGAAAGCCGGTGGTGTTGGAGTGCGTGCGGGAGGCAGAACGGAGAATTGCGGGTAATCTCAGCAT GGAGTATCTTCCAATGGGAGGAAGTGCAAAAATGGTCGAGGAAACACTAAGATTGGCTTACGGGGAGAATTCTGACTTGATTAAGGATAAGAGAATTGCAGCAATACAATCTCTATCTGGGACTGGTGCATGCCGAATTTTTGCAGAGTTTCAAAGGCGTTTTTGTCCAGATTCACAAATTTACATTCCGGTCCCTACCTGGGCCAA TCATCATAACATCTGGAGAGACGCCCATGTCCCTCAAAGAACTTTCCACTATTATCATCCAGAGTCAAGGGGATTGGACTTTGCTTCAATGATGGATGACATAAAG AGTGCTCCAAATGGATCATTTTTCCTGCTTCATGCTTGTGCTCATAATCCTACCGGAGTGGATCCTTCGGAAGAACAATGGAGGGAGATTTCATACCAGTTCAAG GTCAAAGGACATTTTCCCTTCTTTGACATGGCATATCAAGGTTTTGCGAGTGGTGATCCAGAGAGGGATGCTAAGTCTATCAGGATCTTTCTTGAGGATGGTCATCTAATTGGATGTGCGCAATCATATGCAAAAAATATGGGACTTTATGGCCAGAGAGTTGGCTGCCTGAG CGTGGTTTGTGAGGATGAAAAGCAAGCGGTGGCCGTGAAAAGCCAGTTGCAGCAGCTTGCCAGACCCATGTACAGTAATCCACCTACGCATGGTGCCCTGATTGTTTCTACCGTTCTTGGTGATCCAAACTTGAAGAAGTTGTGGCTTAAGGAAGTAAAG GGCATGGCTGATCGTATCATTGGAGCAAGAATAGCATTGAGACAAAATCTCGAAAAGTTGGGGTCATCTCTTTCCTGGAAGCACATAACGAACCAG ATTGGCATGTTCTGCTATAGTGGGTTGACACCTGAACAAGTTGACCGCTTAACTAATGAATTCCATATTTACATGACTCGTAATGGTCGTATCAG CATGGCGGGAGTCACCACAGGAAACGTTGGTTACCTGGCTAATGCAATTCATGAGGTGTCCAAGTCTGCTTAG